Proteins found in one Thunnus maccoyii chromosome 5, fThuMac1.1, whole genome shotgun sequence genomic segment:
- the ckap5 gene encoding cytoskeleton-associated protein 5 isoform X1, whose product MGDDSEWMKLPIDQKCEHKVWKARLNGYEEALKLFQRIEDEKSPEWGKYLGLIKKFVTDSNAVAQLKGLEAALAFIENAHVAGKTTGEVVSGVVTKVFNQPKARAKELGTDICLMYIEIEKAEVVQDELLKGLDNKNPKIVVACIEALRKALSEFGSKIVTLKPVVKILPKQFESREKAVRDEAKLLAIEIYKWIRDALRPPLQNINSVQLKELEEEWVKLPSSPPKQIRFLRSQQDLKAKFEQQQAQGEQSDGEDEEETVAAVDPYELLEAVEILSKMPKDFYEKIEAKKWQERKEALEAIEALTKNPKLENGDYGDLVRALKKVVGKDANVMLVTMAAKCLAGLASGLRKKFGTYAGQVAPTILEKFKEKKPQVVQALQEAIDAIFHTTTLQNLSEDILGVMDNKNPSIKQQASLFLARSFRHCTQATLPKSVLKPLCAALIKQVNDSAPEVRDAAFEALGTAMKVVGEKAVNPFLTDLDKLKLDKIKECADKVELAGGKKGAGGGGGASGGGDKKPAARAPPPAEAPSKSSAPPKKTQTASKSSAGPPKKGKPSSAAGGKTKKSSDSKEITETELSVEVCEDLAAGVLPASCLQQLDSANWKERLASMEEFQRAVETMDKAQMPCQALVRMLAKKPGWKETNFQVMQMKLHIVALIAQRGQFSKTSASVALDGLVDKVGDVKCGGNAKEGLTAIGQACSLPWTAEQAVSMVFAQKNPKNQAETLNWLANAIKEFGFTGINVKAFINNVKTALGATNPAVRTAAITLLGVMYLYMGAPLRMFFEDEKPALLAQIDAEFEKMQGQSPPAPIRFTKKAATEEEGDDGEEQEEEGGGGGGGQDIMDLLPRTDIGDKITSDLVSKIGDKNWKIRKEGLDEVAAIISEAKFITANIGELPLALKGRLGDSNKILVQQSLTILQQLATAMGPGLKQHVKALGIPVITVMGDSKPNVRAAALATLQAWVEQTGMKEWLEGEDLSEELKRENPFLRQEVLGWLAEKLPTLRTVPGDLMLCIPQLYACLEDRNGDVRKKAQDALPTFMMHLGYDKMNKATGKLKPASKDQVVGMLEKARAVMPAKPAAPAKAGGGKGSAEPSRAASASRSQPANEDFPDSKPETKKVRGGAAKKLPSPPEEPAPPPPSKDKDSNASKKLPSKGKAAAGSQQGAAAKKPAAKGMKDDEDRSGPIFILVPNAKEQRIKEEKQLKILKWNFNTPRDEYVEQLKTQMSTCFAKWLQDELFHFDFQRHVKAIGVMIERLESESEATISCLDLILKWFTLRFFDTNTTVLMKVLEYLKLMFAMLNRENYHLTEYEANSFVPYLILKVGESKDVVRKDVRAILTMLCKVYPASKVFPFLMDGTKSKNSKQRAECLEELGCLIESYGMNVCQPTPAKSLKEIAVHIGDRDTSVRNAALNTVVAVYNVCGEQVYKLIGNLSEKDMSMLEERIKRSAKKTPAAPAKQTATERSQREHPTNPNATFLRKPAQEDPNKLNQARQNAQHSESSHPSIPKEFQLDLDMIEMDQSRVCELPDLVQHKLDELLEPIMIPEPKMRAVSPHFDDLHNSTASTINFVISQVASGDINTSIQALAQIDEVLRQEDKAEVMSGHIDQFLIATFMQLRLIYSTHMADDRLDKKDIFKLYSCIIGNMLSLFSMESLAREASMGVLKDLMHGLITLMLDARVEDIEEGQQLIRSVNLLVIRVMEKSDQTNILSALLVLLQDSLVSTAGSPMLPELVMKCLWRMIRFLPETINNINLDRILLDVHNFMKVFPKEKLKQLKSDVPHRTLKTLLHTLCKLTGAKILDHLSMIENRNESELEAHLRRVVKHSGNLSGLKSDRGNEKTGLHTEDRMSKTKVSDILTEIFKKIGSKENTKEGLTELYEYKQKYSDVDLEPFLKNTSQFFQSYVERGLRMIESEREGKARIQTSAVIPQHGADSNLSSNNEELKPAVYYERLKILRQRQGLENTSRQGTGGGEDEPQQRPPISSLLSSKPSVASSTDMLHSKLSQLKESRELYQQEHNAHSHSPTHTHTRSASPAANLDDLKKRLERIKSNRQ is encoded by the exons GTGTGGAAAGCACGTCTGAATGGTTATGAAGAAGCTCTGAAGTTGTTCCAGAGGATAGAAGATGAGAAGAGTCCAGAGTGGGGGAAGTACCTGGGACTCATAAAGAAGTTTGTCACTGACTCAAATGCCGTGGCTCAGCTTAAAGGCCTGGAGGCTGCCCTGGCCTTCATTGAAAACGCTCATGTTGCTGGGAA GACGACAGGTGAGGTGGTGTCAGGTGTGGTGACCAAAGTGTTTAACCAGCCGAAGGCCCGGGCCAAGGAACTGGGCACAGACATCTGTCTGATGTACATCGAGATAGAGAAGGCTGAGGTGGTGCAGGACGAGCTGCTCAAAGGACTGGACAACAAGAACCCCAAGATAGTGGTGGCCTGCATTGAGGCGCTCAGGAAGGCTCTCAG TGAGTTTGGATCAAAGATAGTGACTTTGAAGCCAGTAGTGAAGATTTTACCCAAACAGTTTGAGTCCAGAGAGAAGGCAGTGAGAGACGAAGCCAAGCTGCTTGCTATAGAAATCTACAAATGGATCCGAGATGCTCTGAGACCTCCACTACAGAACATCAACTCTGTACAG ctgaaggagctggaggaggaatGGGTGAAGCtaccttcctctcctcccaaGCAGATCAGGTTCCTGCGCTCCCAGCAGGACCTGAAGGCAAAGTTTGAACAGCAACAAGCCCAAGGAGAACAGTCTGATG gagaggatgaggaggaaacAGTGGCAGCAGTGGATCCTTATGAACTGCTGGAAGCTGTGGAGATTCTCTCTAAGATGCCCAAAGACTTCTACGAGAAAATA GAAGCTAAAAAGTggcaggagaggaaagaagctCTGGAAGCTATAGAGGCTCTGACCAAGAACCCCAAACTAGAGAACGGAGACTATGGAGACCTAGTCAGAGCACTGAAGAAG GTTGTGGGGAAAGACGCCAACGTGATGCTGGTTACAATGGCAGCTAAATGTCTAGCTGGACTGGCCTCTGGTCTCAGGAAGAAGTTTGGAACATATGCAGGACAA GTGGCTCCAACCATTCTGGAGAAGTTCAAAGAGAAGAAGCCTCAGGTTGTCCAGGCCCTGCAGGAGGCTATTGACGCCATCTTCCATACT ACCACCCTACAGAACCTTTCAGAGGACATCCTGGGTGTGATGGACAATAAGAACCCGTCCATTAAGCAGCAAGCCTCTCTTTTTCTGGCCCGCTCCTTCAGACACTGCACCCAGGCCACACTGCCCAAGAGCGTCCTCAAACCCTTATGCGCTGCGCTCATAAAG CAAGTGAATGACTCGGCTCCAGAGGTGCGTGATGCTGCTTTTGAAGCTTTGGGGACGGCCATGAAAGTGGTTGGAGAGAAAGCTGTGAACCCCTTCCTCACTGATTTGGATAAACTCAAACTGGACAAG ATAAAGGAGTGTGCTGATAAAGTGGAGCTTGCAGGAGGGAAGAAGGGTgctggagggggaggaggagcaAGTGGAGGGGGAGACAAGAAGCCAGCAGCTAGAGCTCCTCCCCCTGCTGAAGCTCCATCTAAATCTTCTGCCCCACCCAAGAAGACCCAAACTGCCAGCAAG TCGTCAGCAGGTCCACCTAAAAAAGGCAAACCATCCTCTGCAGCTGGTGGAAAAACCAAAAAGAGCTCTGACAGTAAAGAGATAACAGAAACTGAATTGTCG GTTGAGGTGTGTGAGGATCTGGCAGCAGGTGTCCTTCCTGCCTCCTGTCTACAACAGCTGGACTCAGCCAACTGGAAGGAGAGACTGGCCAGTATGGAGGAGTTCCAAAGG GCTGTTGAGACTATGGATAAGGCGCAGATGCCCTGCCAGGCCTTAGTCAGGATGTTGGCCAAGAAACCGGGCTGGAAGGAGACCAACTTCCAG GTGATGCAGATGAAGCTCCACATCGTGGCTCTTATAGCCCAGAGGGGACAGTTTTCAAAGACGTCCGCCTCTGTGGCTTTGGATGGCTTGGTGGATAAGGTTGGAGATGTCAAATGCGGTGGAAATGCCAAAGAAGGACTGACTGCTATTGGACAAGCCTGCTCACTGCCATGGACTGCAGAACAG GCCGTGTCTATGGTGTTTGCACAGAAGAACCCCAAGAACCAGGCAGAGACACTCAACTGGCTAGCTAATGCCATTAAGGAGTTTGGCTTTACTGG TATCAATGTGAAGGCTTTCATCAACAATGTAAAGACAGCTCTGGGAGCGACTAACCCTGCTGTTCGGACGGCAGCCATCACCCTGCTGGGAGTCATGTATCTCTACATGGGAGCTCCTCTTCGGATGTTCTTTGAGGATGAGAAGCCGGCTCTCCTTGCACAGATAGATGCTGAGTTTGAGAAG atGCAGGGCCAGTCTCCACCAGCTCCAATCAGATTCACCAAGAAGGCAGCAACGGAGGAGGAGGGTGATGatggagaggagcaggaagaagaaggaggaggaggaggaggaggacaggacaTCATGGACCTATTGCCCAGAACAGATATCGG CGACAAGATAACATCCGATCTGGTGTCTAAAATCGGGGATAAGAACTGGAAGATCAGGAAGGAGGGTCTTGACGAGGTCGCAGCTATCATCTCAGAGGCCAAGTTCATCACAGCCAACATAGGAGAGCTGCCTCTTGCCTTGAAAGGACGACTCGGCGATTCCAACAAGATCCTG GTCCAGCAGAGCCTGACTATCCTGCAGCAGCTGGCTACAGCCATGGGACCTGGACTCAAGCAGCATGTTAAAGCACTGGGAATCCCTGTTATCACTGTAATGGGAGATAGCAAG CCGAACGTCAGAGCAGCTGCTCTGGCTACTCTGCAGGCCTGGGTGGAGCAGACTGGGATGAAGGAGTGGCTGGAGGGAGAGGACCTGTCAGAGGAGCTAAAGAGAGAGAATCCCTTCCTACGACAGGag GTGTTAGGCTGGTTAGCAGAGAAGCTGCCCACTCTGAGGACAGTACCTGGGGATCTGATGCTGTGCATCCCCCAGCTCTACGCCTGCCTGGAGGACAGGAATGGAGACGTGAGGAAGAAAGCTCAGGACGCCCTACCCACCTTCATGATGCACCTGGGCTATGACAAGATGAATAAGGCTACAGGGAAACTCAAG CCTGCCTCTAAGGACCAGGTGGTAGGCATGTTGGAAAAAGCCAGAGCAGTGATGCCAGCTAAACCTGCTGCTCCTGCTAAagctggaggaggaaaaggcTCTGCAGAACCAAGCAGAGCTGCATCAG CCTCCAGGTCTCAGCCAGCCAACGAAGACTTTCCTGACAGTAAACCTGAAACTAAGAAGgtcagaggaggagctgctaagaag CTCCCCTCTCCTCCCGAAGAACCtgcccctccccctccctccaaGGACAAGGACAGTAATGCTAGTAAAAAGCTCCCCAGCAAAGGGAAGGCTGCTGCTGGCAGTCAACAG GGTGCAGCTGCTAAGAAGCCTGCAGCCAAAGGCATGAAGGATGATGAAGATAGGTCTGGGCCAATCTTCATCCTTGTCCCCAATGCTAAGGAGCAGAGGatcaaagaagagaaacaacTGAAG ATCTTGAAGTGGAACTTCAACACTCCTAGAGACGAATATGTAGAGCAGCTTAAAACTCAGATGTCAACCTGCTTTGCTAAGTGGCTCCAGGATGAGCTCTTCCACTTCGACTTCCAGAGACACGTCAAAGCTATCGGAGTCATGATTGAG AGGttagagagtgagagtgaagcCACCATTAGCTGTCTGGATCTGATTCTGAAGTGGTTCACCCTGCGGTTCTTCGACACCAACAccacagtcctgatgaaggtGCTGGAGTATCTGAAGCTCATGTTCGCCATGCTCAACAGAGAGAACTACCACCTCACAGAGTATGAGGCCAACTCCTTTGTCCCCTACCTCATACTCAAG GTTGGGGAGTCGAAGGATGTGGTTCGCAAAGATGTTCGAGCCATTCTGACCATGCTGTGTAAGGTTTACCCAGCATCCAAGGTCTTCCCTTTCCTCATGGATGGAACCAAGTCCAAGAACTCCAAACAGAGAGCTG AATGTCTGGAGGAGTTGGGTTGTTTGATAGAAAGCTATGGGATGAATGTATGTCAACCAACTCCGGCTAAGTCTCTGAAGGAGATCGCTGTTCACATTGGTGACAGAGACACGTCTGTCCGCAATGCTGCCCTGAATACTGTGGTGGCTGTCTACAACGTCTGCGGGGAACAAGTCTACAAACTGATAGGAAAT TTGTCAGAGAAAGACATGAGCATGCTGGAAGAGAGGATCAAGCGTTCAGCAAAGAAGACCCCTGCAGCTCCAGCCAAGCAGACTGCCACAGAGAGGTCTCAGAGAGAGCACCCAACTAACCCCAACGCCACCTTCCTCCGCAAGCCTGCGCAGGAAGACCCCAACAAACTCAA CCAAGCCCGTCAGAACGCTCAGCACAGCGAGTCCTCCCACCCATCCATCCCCAAAGAATTCCAGTTAGACCTGGACATGATCGAGATGGACCAGAGCAGAGTGTGTGAGCTGCCAGACCTCGTCCAACACAAGCTGGATGAGCTGCTGGAGCCCATCATGATCCCCGAACCCAA GATGCGTGCAGTCTCTCCTCACTTCGATGACCTCCACAACAGCACAGCCTCCACCATCAACTTTGTCATCTCTCAGGTGGCGAGTGGTGATATCAACACCAGCATACAGGCACTGGCACAG ATTGACGAGGTGCTGCGGCAGGAAGACAAAGCAGAAGTCATGTCAGGTCACATCGACCAGTTCCTCATCGCTACCTTCATGCAGCTGAGGCTCATCTACAGCACACACATGGCTGACGACCGGCTGGACAAGAAGGACATTTTTAAACTGTACAGCTGCATCATAGGAAATATGCTATCT TTGTTCTCTATGGAGTCCTTGGCCAGAGAGGCGTCTATGGGTGTGTTGAAGGATCTGATGCACGGTCTGATAACACTGATGCTGGACGCCAGAGTGGAGGACATAGAGGAGGGACAGCAGCTCATCAGATCTGTCAACCTGCTAGTGATCAGAGTCATGGAGAAATCTGATCAGACCAACATACTTAG TGCTCTGCTGGTTTTGCTTCAGGACAGTTTAGTCTCGACAGCTGGGTCTCCCATGTTACCTGAACTGGTCATGAAG tgtctGTGGAGGATGATCCGCTTCCTCCCAGAGACCATCAACAACATCAACCTGGATCGGATCTTACTGGACGTCCACAACTTCATGAAGGTTTTCCCCAAAGAGAAACTCAAGCAGCTCAAGAGTGACGTCCCACACAGAACCCTCAAGACTCTGTTACACACACTCTGCAAGCTGACTGGGGccaag ATCCTGGACCACCTGTCAATGATAGAGAATCGTAATGAGTCAGAGTTGGAGGCCCATCTGAGGCGGGTGGTCAAACACTCTGGAAACCTGTCAGGACTCAAGAGTGACCGAGGCAACGAGAAGACTGGTCTGCACACG GAGGATCGGATGTCAAAGACAAAGGTCAGTGACATTCTGACTGAAATCTTCAAGAAGATTGGCTCCAAAGAGAACACGAAAGAG GGTTTGACAGA